The Thamnophis elegans isolate rThaEle1 chromosome Z, rThaEle1.pri, whole genome shotgun sequence genome contains a region encoding:
- the RABEP2 gene encoding rab GTPase-binding effector protein 2 isoform X1: protein MEEPQRVQDVGVSRAPNLPGDPDPEETIRSLQAELAAALAEVETVRAVAAVSEGTKEEAVEAVQRRCQEEVASLQTILKDTISSYEARLSAFQRDSRENVWSRLPRTNPLDSLEKQMEKAQEDTQRLRAIVLPMEQEIAELKAKLAHAESLVQELQSEEVRWKRSIEGKQSLCSSAESLLADPETVSTDLPGNHQVPLMEGGVAEKFACSLDSISIASFSSLTPSSGPSVRRRRPPSPETCSIASSTGTLVPETIYLPPVGYQLVSESEWAQLQEQVQQQHGALEERAKEKANLEEALRRSNEECSKQVQVLLTQIQTSENILQSLQATVSETQRKTQEQMADLSASHKRLSYEVQRLNAENEGLREMSSEDSPPTDHETRSLPSTVPELQAMVSKLRQESALQLRAAEHQAERLRIEIISLREQLDEETASQSSLKGALEREREERELLQASLNSIQSEMERLQQGQEELNRIQMQPDVREASTLPGRPEA from the exons ATGGAAG AGCCTCAGAGGGTGCAGGATGTGGGCGTGTCCCGCGCCCCCAACCTCCCTGGGGACCCTGATCCTGAAGAGACCATCCGAAGTCTGCAAGCGGAGTTGGCAGCCGCCTTGGCCGAAGTGGAGACAGTCCGAGCTGTGGCTGCAGTGAGTGAAGGCACCAAAGAGGAGGCAGTGGAGGCTGTCCAGCGCAGGTGCCAGGAAGAGGTGGCTTCCTTGCAGACTATCTTGAAAG aTACCATTTCCAGCTATGAGGCCcgtctgtcagctttccagcgtGACAGTCGGGAAAATGTTTGGAGCAGGCTGCCAAGGACCAACCCTCTGGACTCATTGGAGAAACAGATGGAAAAA gcacaagAGGATACTCAGCGACTCCGGGCCATTGTTCTGCCGATGGAGCAGGAAATTGCTGAACTGAAAGCAAAATTGGCCCACGCTGAGAGTCTGGTTCAGGAGCTGCAGAGTGAGGAGGTGAGATGGAAAAGAAGTATAGAAGGAAAG caaTCCCTATGTAGCTCAGCAGAATCCCTTCTTGCTGATCCCGAGACTGTGTCCACGGATTTGCCTGGAAATCACCAGGTTCCTTTGATGGAAGGAGGAGTAGCAGAGAAGTTTGCCTGTAGTCTGGACAGCATCTCCATTgcttcattttcctctttgacaCCAAGTTCTGGGCCTTCTGTCCGACGCAGACGTCCCCCAAGTCCTGAGACATGTTCCATTGCTTCCTCAACTGGAACCCTGGTGCCTGAGACTATTTATCTACCACCAGTGGGATACCAGCTTGTGTCTGAATCAGAGTGGGCTCAGCTCCAAGAACAG GTGCAACAGCAACATGGAGCTCTGGAGGAAAGAGCAAAGGAGAAAGCTAACCTGGAAGAGGCATTGAGACGTAGCAATGAAGAGTGCAGTAAGCAG GTTCAGGTTCTTTTGACTCAGATCCAGACATCAGAAAACATTCTCCAAAGCCTCCAAGCCACCGTGAGTGAAACCCAGCGGAAGACCCAAGAGCAGATG GCTGATTTGTCTGCATCCCACAAACGCCTCAGCTACGAAGTGCAACGTCTAAATGCCGAGAATGAAGGGCTGCGGGAGATGAGTTCTGAGGATTCTCCCCCAACAGATCATGAAACTAGGAGCTTGCCAAGCACAGTGCCG gAGTTGCAAGCCATGGTGTCCAAGCTGAGGCAAGAGTCGGCCTTACAACTTCGGGCTGCAGAGCATCAGGCTGAGCGCCTGCGAATTGAAATTATATCCTTGCGGGAGCAGCTGGATGAAGAAACAGCATCACAGTCAAGCCTGAAGGGGGCGCTGGAGAGAGAGCGGGAAGAAAGAG
- the RABEP2 gene encoding rab GTPase-binding effector protein 2 isoform X2: protein MEEPQRVQDVGVSRAPNLPGDPDPEETIRSLQAELAAALAEVETVRAVAAVSEGTKEEAVEAVQRRCQEEVASLQTILKDTISSYEARLSAFQRDSRENVWSRLPRTNPLDSLEKQMEKAQEDTQRLRAIVLPMEQEIAELKAKLAHAESLVQELQSEEVRWKRSIEGKQSLCSSAESLLADPETVSTDLPGNHQVPLMEGGVAEKFACSLDSISIASFSSLTPSSGPSVRRRRPPSPETCSIASSTGTLVPETIYLPPVGYQLVSESEWAQLQEQVQQQHGALEERAKEKANLEEALRRSNEECSKQVQVLLTQIQTSENILQSLQATVSETQRKTQEQMADLSASHKRLSYEVQRLNAENEGLREMSSEDSPPTDHETRSLPSTVPELQAMVSKLRQESALQLRAAEHQAERLRIEIISLREQLDEETASQSSLKGALEREREERELLQASLNSIQSEMERLQQGQEELNRIQVSEVGRERSH, encoded by the exons ATGGAAG AGCCTCAGAGGGTGCAGGATGTGGGCGTGTCCCGCGCCCCCAACCTCCCTGGGGACCCTGATCCTGAAGAGACCATCCGAAGTCTGCAAGCGGAGTTGGCAGCCGCCTTGGCCGAAGTGGAGACAGTCCGAGCTGTGGCTGCAGTGAGTGAAGGCACCAAAGAGGAGGCAGTGGAGGCTGTCCAGCGCAGGTGCCAGGAAGAGGTGGCTTCCTTGCAGACTATCTTGAAAG aTACCATTTCCAGCTATGAGGCCcgtctgtcagctttccagcgtGACAGTCGGGAAAATGTTTGGAGCAGGCTGCCAAGGACCAACCCTCTGGACTCATTGGAGAAACAGATGGAAAAA gcacaagAGGATACTCAGCGACTCCGGGCCATTGTTCTGCCGATGGAGCAGGAAATTGCTGAACTGAAAGCAAAATTGGCCCACGCTGAGAGTCTGGTTCAGGAGCTGCAGAGTGAGGAGGTGAGATGGAAAAGAAGTATAGAAGGAAAG caaTCCCTATGTAGCTCAGCAGAATCCCTTCTTGCTGATCCCGAGACTGTGTCCACGGATTTGCCTGGAAATCACCAGGTTCCTTTGATGGAAGGAGGAGTAGCAGAGAAGTTTGCCTGTAGTCTGGACAGCATCTCCATTgcttcattttcctctttgacaCCAAGTTCTGGGCCTTCTGTCCGACGCAGACGTCCCCCAAGTCCTGAGACATGTTCCATTGCTTCCTCAACTGGAACCCTGGTGCCTGAGACTATTTATCTACCACCAGTGGGATACCAGCTTGTGTCTGAATCAGAGTGGGCTCAGCTCCAAGAACAG GTGCAACAGCAACATGGAGCTCTGGAGGAAAGAGCAAAGGAGAAAGCTAACCTGGAAGAGGCATTGAGACGTAGCAATGAAGAGTGCAGTAAGCAG GTTCAGGTTCTTTTGACTCAGATCCAGACATCAGAAAACATTCTCCAAAGCCTCCAAGCCACCGTGAGTGAAACCCAGCGGAAGACCCAAGAGCAGATG GCTGATTTGTCTGCATCCCACAAACGCCTCAGCTACGAAGTGCAACGTCTAAATGCCGAGAATGAAGGGCTGCGGGAGATGAGTTCTGAGGATTCTCCCCCAACAGATCATGAAACTAGGAGCTTGCCAAGCACAGTGCCG gAGTTGCAAGCCATGGTGTCCAAGCTGAGGCAAGAGTCGGCCTTACAACTTCGGGCTGCAGAGCATCAGGCTGAGCGCCTGCGAATTGAAATTATATCCTTGCGGGAGCAGCTGGATGAAGAAACAGCATCACAGTCAAGCCTGAAGGGGGCGCTGGAGAGAGAGCGGGAAGAAAGAG
- the RABEP2 gene encoding rab GTPase-binding effector protein 2 isoform X4 translates to MEEPQRVQDVGVSRAPNLPGDPDPEETIRSLQAELAAALAEVETVRAVAAVSEGTKEEAVEAVQRRCQEEVASLQTILKDTISSYEARLSAFQRDSRENVWSRLPRTNPLDSLEKQMEKAQEDTQRLRAIVLPMEQEIAELKAKLAHAESLVQELQSEEVRWKRSIEGKQSLCSSAESLLADPETVSTDLPGNHQVPLMEGGVAEKFACSLDSISIASFSSLTPSSGPSVRRRRPPSPETCSIASSTGTLVPETIYLPPVGYQLVSESEWAQLQEQVQQQHGALEERAKEKANLEEALRRSNEECSKQADLSASHKRLSYEVQRLNAENEGLREMSSEDSPPTDHETRSLPSTVPELQAMVSKLRQESALQLRAAEHQAERLRIEIISLREQLDEETASQSSLKGALEREREERELLQASLNSIQSEMERLQQGQEELNRIQMQPDVREASTLPGRPEA, encoded by the exons ATGGAAG AGCCTCAGAGGGTGCAGGATGTGGGCGTGTCCCGCGCCCCCAACCTCCCTGGGGACCCTGATCCTGAAGAGACCATCCGAAGTCTGCAAGCGGAGTTGGCAGCCGCCTTGGCCGAAGTGGAGACAGTCCGAGCTGTGGCTGCAGTGAGTGAAGGCACCAAAGAGGAGGCAGTGGAGGCTGTCCAGCGCAGGTGCCAGGAAGAGGTGGCTTCCTTGCAGACTATCTTGAAAG aTACCATTTCCAGCTATGAGGCCcgtctgtcagctttccagcgtGACAGTCGGGAAAATGTTTGGAGCAGGCTGCCAAGGACCAACCCTCTGGACTCATTGGAGAAACAGATGGAAAAA gcacaagAGGATACTCAGCGACTCCGGGCCATTGTTCTGCCGATGGAGCAGGAAATTGCTGAACTGAAAGCAAAATTGGCCCACGCTGAGAGTCTGGTTCAGGAGCTGCAGAGTGAGGAGGTGAGATGGAAAAGAAGTATAGAAGGAAAG caaTCCCTATGTAGCTCAGCAGAATCCCTTCTTGCTGATCCCGAGACTGTGTCCACGGATTTGCCTGGAAATCACCAGGTTCCTTTGATGGAAGGAGGAGTAGCAGAGAAGTTTGCCTGTAGTCTGGACAGCATCTCCATTgcttcattttcctctttgacaCCAAGTTCTGGGCCTTCTGTCCGACGCAGACGTCCCCCAAGTCCTGAGACATGTTCCATTGCTTCCTCAACTGGAACCCTGGTGCCTGAGACTATTTATCTACCACCAGTGGGATACCAGCTTGTGTCTGAATCAGAGTGGGCTCAGCTCCAAGAACAG GTGCAACAGCAACATGGAGCTCTGGAGGAAAGAGCAAAGGAGAAAGCTAACCTGGAAGAGGCATTGAGACGTAGCAATGAAGAGTGCAGTAAGCAG GCTGATTTGTCTGCATCCCACAAACGCCTCAGCTACGAAGTGCAACGTCTAAATGCCGAGAATGAAGGGCTGCGGGAGATGAGTTCTGAGGATTCTCCCCCAACAGATCATGAAACTAGGAGCTTGCCAAGCACAGTGCCG gAGTTGCAAGCCATGGTGTCCAAGCTGAGGCAAGAGTCGGCCTTACAACTTCGGGCTGCAGAGCATCAGGCTGAGCGCCTGCGAATTGAAATTATATCCTTGCGGGAGCAGCTGGATGAAGAAACAGCATCACAGTCAAGCCTGAAGGGGGCGCTGGAGAGAGAGCGGGAAGAAAGAG
- the RABEP2 gene encoding rab GTPase-binding effector protein 2 isoform X3, whose product MEEPQRVQDVGVSRAPNLPGDPDPEETIRSLQAELAAALAEVETVRAVAAVSEGTKEEAVEAVQRRCQEEVASLQTILKDTISSYEARLSAFQRDSRENVWSRLPRTNPLDSLEKQMEKAQEDTQRLRAIVLPMEQEIAELKAKLAHAESLVQELQSEEQSLCSSAESLLADPETVSTDLPGNHQVPLMEGGVAEKFACSLDSISIASFSSLTPSSGPSVRRRRPPSPETCSIASSTGTLVPETIYLPPVGYQLVSESEWAQLQEQVQQQHGALEERAKEKANLEEALRRSNEECSKQVQVLLTQIQTSENILQSLQATVSETQRKTQEQMADLSASHKRLSYEVQRLNAENEGLREMSSEDSPPTDHETRSLPSTVPELQAMVSKLRQESALQLRAAEHQAERLRIEIISLREQLDEETASQSSLKGALEREREERELLQASLNSIQSEMERLQQGQEELNRIQMQPDVREASTLPGRPEA is encoded by the exons ATGGAAG AGCCTCAGAGGGTGCAGGATGTGGGCGTGTCCCGCGCCCCCAACCTCCCTGGGGACCCTGATCCTGAAGAGACCATCCGAAGTCTGCAAGCGGAGTTGGCAGCCGCCTTGGCCGAAGTGGAGACAGTCCGAGCTGTGGCTGCAGTGAGTGAAGGCACCAAAGAGGAGGCAGTGGAGGCTGTCCAGCGCAGGTGCCAGGAAGAGGTGGCTTCCTTGCAGACTATCTTGAAAG aTACCATTTCCAGCTATGAGGCCcgtctgtcagctttccagcgtGACAGTCGGGAAAATGTTTGGAGCAGGCTGCCAAGGACCAACCCTCTGGACTCATTGGAGAAACAGATGGAAAAA gcacaagAGGATACTCAGCGACTCCGGGCCATTGTTCTGCCGATGGAGCAGGAAATTGCTGAACTGAAAGCAAAATTGGCCCACGCTGAGAGTCTGGTTCAGGAGCTGCAGAGTGAGGAG caaTCCCTATGTAGCTCAGCAGAATCCCTTCTTGCTGATCCCGAGACTGTGTCCACGGATTTGCCTGGAAATCACCAGGTTCCTTTGATGGAAGGAGGAGTAGCAGAGAAGTTTGCCTGTAGTCTGGACAGCATCTCCATTgcttcattttcctctttgacaCCAAGTTCTGGGCCTTCTGTCCGACGCAGACGTCCCCCAAGTCCTGAGACATGTTCCATTGCTTCCTCAACTGGAACCCTGGTGCCTGAGACTATTTATCTACCACCAGTGGGATACCAGCTTGTGTCTGAATCAGAGTGGGCTCAGCTCCAAGAACAG GTGCAACAGCAACATGGAGCTCTGGAGGAAAGAGCAAAGGAGAAAGCTAACCTGGAAGAGGCATTGAGACGTAGCAATGAAGAGTGCAGTAAGCAG GTTCAGGTTCTTTTGACTCAGATCCAGACATCAGAAAACATTCTCCAAAGCCTCCAAGCCACCGTGAGTGAAACCCAGCGGAAGACCCAAGAGCAGATG GCTGATTTGTCTGCATCCCACAAACGCCTCAGCTACGAAGTGCAACGTCTAAATGCCGAGAATGAAGGGCTGCGGGAGATGAGTTCTGAGGATTCTCCCCCAACAGATCATGAAACTAGGAGCTTGCCAAGCACAGTGCCG gAGTTGCAAGCCATGGTGTCCAAGCTGAGGCAAGAGTCGGCCTTACAACTTCGGGCTGCAGAGCATCAGGCTGAGCGCCTGCGAATTGAAATTATATCCTTGCGGGAGCAGCTGGATGAAGAAACAGCATCACAGTCAAGCCTGAAGGGGGCGCTGGAGAGAGAGCGGGAAGAAAGAG